A genomic stretch from Lathyrus oleraceus cultivar Zhongwan6 chromosome 2, CAAS_Psat_ZW6_1.0, whole genome shotgun sequence includes:
- the LOC127122896 gene encoding uncharacterized protein LOC127122896, with the protein MAAHTENEKLLIHCFQDSLSGASLRWYTSLEQGRIQNWEDLADAFLRQYKYNLDMAPNRMQLQGMAMKENESFKEYTQQWRELAAQVEPPLSEKEMTGIFMDTLKDPFFDRLVSSAASGFAHLVTIGDRIEKGLRDGKIPGAAAAPSAPKKYSGGFQKKREGETNAISIGYKGKQHASYGQVAVVVPIPYQQPIQQQQMYQPQHQQHRQQQNTAPPRQFRPRPPRRQLDPLPVPYSQIFPYLQKEGLLTLRELKPDVFPYPPGYDANAHCEFHMGAPGHTLENCFAFQNRVQDLIEAKVVTFTLRRPNMNTNPMPTHGDASVSAIEESD; encoded by the coding sequence ATGGCTGCTCATACCGAAAACGAAAAACTACTTAtacactgtttccaagacagtttgagtgGAGCGTCTCTAAGATGGTACACGAGCTTAGAGCAAGGGCGGATTCAAAACTGGGAAgatttggctgacgcatttctTCGTCAATACAAATATAATCTAGATATGGCGcccaaccgaatgcagttacaAGGGATGGCAATGAAAGAAAATGAGTCATTTAAAGAATACACCCAGCaatggagagagttggctgctcaggtagagccaccattgtctgaGAAGGAAATGACTGGAATATTTATGGACACACtgaaggacccattctttgatAGATTGGTGAGTAGTGCAGCGTCCGGTTTTGCGCATCTAGTCACAATCGGAGATCGCATAGAAAAAGGATTGAGGGATGGAAAAATTCCAGGAGCCGCGGCAGCCCCTAGCGCACCGAAAAAGTATTCTGGAGGCTTCCAgaagaaaagagaaggtgaaacGAACGCTATATCTATAGGCTATAAGGGGAAGCAACATGCTTCATATGGCCAAGTCGCTGTCGTGGTACCCATACCTTATCAACAACCCATACAGCAACAACAAatgtatcaaccacaacatcaacaacatcgtcaacaGCAGAACACCGCGCCACCAAGACAGTTCAGGCCAAGGCCTCCAAGAAGGCAACTTGACCctctaccagtaccttatagCCAAATATTCCCATATTTGCAAAAGGAGGGCCTTCTGACATTGAGGGAGCTAAAACCGGATGTTTTTCCATATCCACCAGGATATGATGCTAACGCCCATTGTGAATTTCACATGGGAGCGCCCGGCCATACCCTGGAGAATTGTTTTGCATTTCAAAATCGGGTACAAGACTTGATTGAAGCAAAGGTTGTCACCTTCACTCTGAGACGCCCGAACATGAACACCAATCCCATGCCAACACATGGAGATGCTTccgtcagtgccattgaggagagtgatTAG